Proteins encoded in a region of the Streptomyces sp. NBC_00513 genome:
- a CDS encoding ATP-binding protein, translating to MISHSRRHCVVELQALPSRIGQVRRIVSAQLRHWQLDPLIDRAALGVTELLGNVHRHAQPSKVCTVEIELRLGRLTVSVADSDPRLPVLRAAGDLEELETCGRGLALVEAVSEAWGARERTDGGTGKVVWFSMRAAPAMTAPTRTVRIPTKPVREPAPVVSVAVEPAAVITSVPVSASLPASMAAAPADAGSAPVAVGAESG from the coding sequence GTGATCAGTCATTCCCGCAGGCACTGCGTCGTCGAACTGCAGGCCCTGCCCTCGCGGATCGGCCAGGTCCGCCGCATCGTTTCCGCTCAACTGCGCCACTGGCAGCTCGATCCGCTCATAGACCGGGCTGCGCTCGGCGTGACGGAGCTGCTCGGCAACGTCCACCGCCACGCGCAGCCGAGCAAGGTCTGCACGGTGGAGATCGAGCTGCGTCTCGGACGCCTCACCGTCTCCGTGGCCGACAGTGATCCGCGCCTGCCCGTCCTGCGGGCGGCCGGGGACCTGGAGGAGCTGGAGACCTGCGGACGCGGGCTGGCGCTCGTCGAGGCGGTCAGCGAGGCGTGGGGGGCGCGGGAGCGGACGGACGGCGGCACGGGCAAGGTGGTGTGGTTCTCGATGCGGGCGGCCCCCGCCATGACCGCGCCGACCCGTACGGTCCGGATCCCCACCAAGCCCGTGCGCGAGCCCGCCCCGGTCGTGTCGGTCGCCGTGGAGCCCGCGGCCGTGATCACGAGCGTGCCGGTGTCGGCTTCGCTGCCGGCGTCCATGGCGGCGGCCCCGGCTGATGCGGGGTCGGCGCCGGTGGCCGTCGGCGCCGAGTCCGGTTGA
- a CDS encoding nitroreductase/quinone reductase family protein — protein sequence MNAPAPYYLQAGPFGVRFNALFGRLARLGVSLAGTAELSVRGRTSGKMQRIPVNPHTYEGAQYLVSARGHSQWVRNMRVAGGGELRVGRKVRTFTVTEITDPVRQAAILRAYLEKWGWEVNRFFQGVTAKSSDAELQAAAGDHPVFRITVTK from the coding sequence ATGAACGCGCCCGCTCCCTATTACCTCCAGGCCGGCCCGTTCGGCGTCCGCTTCAACGCCCTCTTCGGCAGGCTCGCCCGTCTCGGCGTCAGCCTCGCCGGTACCGCCGAGCTGTCCGTCCGGGGTCGCACCTCCGGCAAGATGCAGCGGATCCCGGTCAACCCGCACACCTACGAGGGCGCCCAGTACCTCGTCTCGGCTCGCGGCCACTCCCAGTGGGTGCGCAACATGCGGGTCGCGGGCGGCGGGGAGCTGCGCGTGGGCCGCAAGGTGCGCACCTTCACGGTCACCGAGATCACGGACCCGGTGCGGCAGGCGGCGATCCTGCGCGCCTACCTGGAGAAGTGGGGCTGGGAGGTCAACCGGTTCTTCCAGGGAGTCACCGCGAAGTCCTCCGACGCCGAGCTCCAGGCGGCGGCCGGCGACCACCCCGTCTTCCGGATCACCGTCACGAAGTGA
- a CDS encoding alpha-ketoglutarate-dependent dioxygenase AlkB produces MHGELFPRERTEIAPGAVHVPDWLGPDRQRELLADCREWARPPAGLRTVHTPGGGTMTARQVCLGLHWYPYGYARTAVDGDGAPVKPMPARLAALGRAAVAAAYGETDPLGHGDGEQPAGRCGPYPSYGWQGDEVYDITLINFYDGDSRMGMHRDAEERSGAPVVSLSLGDSCLFRFGNTASRGRPYRDVELRSGDLFVFGGPSRLAHHGVPKVLPGTGPQDLGLSGRLNITLRVGGLDP; encoded by the coding sequence ATGCATGGGGAACTCTTCCCGCGCGAGCGGACCGAGATCGCACCCGGCGCCGTGCACGTGCCCGACTGGCTCGGCCCCGACCGGCAGCGGGAACTGCTCGCGGACTGCCGGGAATGGGCACGCCCGCCCGCCGGGCTGCGCACCGTGCACACCCCCGGCGGCGGCACGATGACCGCCCGGCAGGTGTGCCTGGGCCTGCACTGGTACCCGTACGGATATGCCCGCACCGCCGTCGACGGCGACGGGGCGCCGGTCAAACCGATGCCCGCCCGGCTCGCCGCACTCGGGCGCGCCGCCGTGGCCGCGGCGTACGGGGAGACCGACCCGCTCGGGCACGGCGACGGGGAGCAGCCCGCCGGGCGGTGCGGCCCGTACCCCTCGTACGGTTGGCAGGGCGACGAGGTCTACGACATCACGCTGATCAACTTCTACGACGGGGACTCCCGCATGGGCATGCACCGCGACGCCGAAGAGCGGTCCGGGGCGCCCGTCGTCTCGCTCAGCCTCGGTGACTCCTGCCTCTTCCGCTTCGGGAACACCGCCTCGCGCGGACGGCCGTACCGGGACGTCGAGCTGCGCAGCGGGGACCTGTTCGTCTTCGGCGGCCCGAGCCGACTGGCCCACCACGGCGTGCCGAAGGTCCTGCCCGGCACGGGGCCGCAGGACCTCGGCCTGAGCGGTCGGCTGAACATCACACTGCGGGTCGGCGGCCTCGACCCGTGA
- a CDS encoding ROK family protein, with amino-acid sequence MNGNGAPPRVGDASTVSAASARTRLERGRGALGPALELVHTGRAPTRAVLTAELGVTRATAGAVAAELEALGLIRVDSRPGGAGGAQGRPSHRLSIDENGPVALAAQVHPDGFRAALVGLGGRIVATAPGKVTVSADPAQVLGAVVEAGAALLAESGLRCVGAGLAVPSAVAEPEGTALNPLHLAWPAGSPVRAIFAERVKAAGIDGPALTGNDVNLAALAEHRHGAGRSAQHLLCVATGHRGVGGALVLDGRLHSGSAGLALEVGHLTVNPEGRACHCGSRGCLDVEADPLAFLTAAGRTPGPEVSLLQQARDLLRTEYAEPAVRAAAEELIDRLGLGLAGLVNILNPDRIILGGLHRELLSADPERLRAVVADRSLWGRSGGVPILPCTLDHNSLVGAAELAWQPVLDDPLGALGAAA; translated from the coding sequence ATGAACGGCAACGGGGCCCCGCCGCGGGTGGGGGATGCGTCCACGGTGTCCGCGGCGTCCGCGAGGACCAGGCTGGAGCGGGGGCGCGGCGCACTCGGTCCGGCGCTGGAGCTCGTGCACACCGGCCGGGCCCCCACCCGCGCGGTCCTCACCGCGGAGCTGGGTGTCACCCGCGCCACCGCCGGGGCCGTCGCCGCCGAACTGGAAGCGCTCGGACTCATCCGCGTCGACTCCCGTCCCGGGGGCGCGGGCGGCGCGCAGGGCCGGCCCTCGCACCGGCTCTCCATCGACGAGAACGGGCCCGTGGCGCTGGCCGCGCAGGTCCACCCCGACGGGTTCCGAGCCGCGCTGGTCGGCCTCGGTGGGCGGATCGTGGCCACCGCACCCGGCAAGGTCACCGTCTCCGCCGACCCCGCGCAGGTGCTGGGCGCCGTCGTCGAGGCGGGCGCCGCGCTGCTCGCCGAGTCCGGGCTGCGGTGCGTCGGCGCGGGCCTCGCGGTCCCCTCGGCGGTCGCGGAGCCGGAGGGCACCGCCCTGAACCCGCTGCACCTGGCCTGGCCGGCCGGTTCGCCCGTACGGGCCATCTTCGCCGAACGTGTGAAGGCCGCCGGGATCGACGGCCCCGCGCTGACCGGCAACGACGTCAACCTCGCCGCGCTCGCCGAGCACCGCCACGGCGCCGGCCGCAGCGCGCAGCACCTGCTGTGCGTGGCCACCGGTCACCGCGGGGTGGGCGGGGCACTGGTCCTGGACGGCCGCCTGCACAGCGGCAGTGCCGGACTGGCCCTGGAGGTCGGCCACCTCACGGTCAACCCCGAGGGGCGGGCCTGCCACTGCGGGAGCCGGGGGTGCCTGGACGTCGAGGCGGACCCGCTGGCCTTCCTGACGGCGGCGGGCCGCACACCCGGGCCCGAGGTGTCACTGCTCCAGCAGGCACGCGACCTGCTGCGCACCGAGTACGCCGAACCGGCCGTACGGGCGGCCGCCGAGGAGCTCATCGACCGGCTCGGCCTGGGCCTCGCGGGACTGGTCAACATCCTGAACCCGGACCGGATCATCCTGGGCGGCCTGCACCGGGAGCTGCTGTCCGCGGACCCGGAGCGGCTGCGCGCGGTGGTGGCGGACCGGAGCCTGTGGGGGCGCAGCGGCGGCGTACCGATCCTGCCGTGCACCCTGGACCACAACAGCCTGGTCGGCGCGGCGGAACTGGCGTGGCAGCCGGTGCTGGACGACCCGCTGGGGGCACTGGGCGCGGCGGCCTGA
- a CDS encoding TetR/AcrR family transcriptional regulator: MSTVRGARERARIEVTAAIKDEARRMLAAEGAAKLSLRAVARELGMVSSALYRYFPSRDELLTALIVDAYDSVGAAAERAEAAARAEGAPPRARWLAICEAFRSWALAHPHEYALIYGSPVPGYSAPLDTVGPASRVGNTLIAVVRTAYEGRGLALPPLPDSLRPEAVRMTADFAEGLPPEVTAALVVAWAQLAGMVSFELFGQFNRVVEDRAGLFTHVAGQLAQGVGLPAV, translated from the coding sequence ATGAGCACCGTGCGTGGGGCAAGGGAACGGGCCCGCATCGAGGTCACCGCCGCCATCAAGGACGAGGCACGCCGCATGCTCGCGGCCGAGGGCGCCGCCAAACTCTCACTGCGCGCCGTCGCCCGCGAGCTGGGCATGGTCTCCTCGGCCCTGTACCGCTACTTCCCCAGCCGGGACGAGCTGCTCACCGCGCTGATCGTCGACGCGTACGACAGCGTCGGCGCGGCGGCGGAACGGGCCGAGGCCGCTGCCCGCGCCGAAGGCGCCCCGCCCCGGGCGCGCTGGCTCGCGATCTGCGAGGCCTTCCGGTCCTGGGCGCTCGCGCACCCGCACGAGTACGCGCTGATCTACGGTTCCCCCGTTCCCGGCTACAGCGCCCCCCTCGACACCGTCGGCCCCGCGTCCCGGGTGGGCAACACCCTCATCGCCGTGGTGCGTACCGCGTACGAGGGGCGGGGCCTCGCCCTGCCGCCGCTGCCCGACAGCCTGCGCCCGGAGGCCGTCCGGATGACCGCCGACTTCGCCGAAGGGTTGCCCCCGGAAGTCACCGCCGCCCTGGTCGTCGCCTGGGCGCAGCTCGCCGGGATGGTCTCCTTCGAGTTGTTCGGCCAGTTCAACCGGGTGGTCGAGGACCGCGCCGGACTCTTCACGCACGTCGCCGGGCAGCTGGCGCAAGGGGTCGGACTGCCCGCGGTGTGA
- a CDS encoding spherulation-specific family 4 protein: MARARAGKALLAVMATLLLAAPAPAVTASADSAGRGPAARRPAPAPSPTTPPVPRPPGVRGLEVGVPAYVWADDPMLNDLTATGPAASLVVLNPGNGDSPFDTPWRDRADALRGGTTSTGERTKVLGYVHTDHGNRDIAAVKASVDNYLKTPDGRLHVDGIFFDVVSRDCGPDNATRDHYAELRRYVRETMDAVDPAAPDLVVNNPGTAIADCYLEPGRRTADVFVTYEDTYAAYTSGGWLGGNVFNEATGYRAGAELDPTGTSFWHLVHDVPDAPAMRTTLRTAFERGAGYAYATNTVMPNPWNTGPTWKYRSQTTYAATVG; this comes from the coding sequence ATGGCCCGCGCACGTGCCGGCAAGGCCCTGCTCGCCGTCATGGCCACCCTCCTCCTCGCGGCCCCGGCGCCGGCCGTGACCGCCTCCGCGGACAGCGCCGGCCGCGGGCCGGCGGCTCGCAGACCCGCGCCGGCCCCGTCGCCCACCACGCCCCCCGTACCCCGGCCGCCCGGGGTCCGGGGGCTGGAGGTCGGCGTTCCCGCGTACGTGTGGGCCGACGACCCGATGTTGAACGACCTCACCGCCACCGGCCCGGCCGCCTCGCTGGTCGTCCTGAACCCCGGCAACGGCGACTCCCCCTTCGACACCCCGTGGCGGGACCGGGCCGACGCCCTGCGCGGCGGCACCACCTCCACCGGCGAGCGGACCAAGGTGCTCGGCTACGTCCACACCGACCACGGAAACCGGGACATCGCCGCCGTCAAGGCCTCCGTGGACAACTACCTCAAGACCCCCGACGGCCGACTGCACGTGGACGGGATCTTCTTCGACGTCGTCAGCCGCGACTGCGGTCCGGACAACGCCACCCGCGACCACTACGCCGAACTGCGCCGCTACGTCCGGGAGACGATGGACGCCGTCGACCCGGCCGCCCCCGACCTCGTCGTCAACAACCCGGGCACCGCCATCGCCGACTGCTACCTGGAGCCCGGCCGCCGCACCGCCGACGTCTTCGTCACGTACGAGGACACCTACGCCGCCTACACCTCAGGGGGTTGGCTCGGCGGGAACGTCTTCAACGAGGCGACCGGCTACCGCGCCGGCGCCGAACTCGACCCGACCGGAACCTCGTTCTGGCACCTCGTCCACGACGTTCCCGACGCCCCCGCCATGCGCACCACGCTGCGTACCGCCTTCGAACGCGGCGCCGGTTACGCCTACGCCACCAACACGGTCATGCCCAACCCGTGGAACACCGGGCCGACGTGGAAGTACCGCAGCCAGACCACGTACGCCGCCACCGTGGGCTGA
- a CDS encoding DUF6332 family protein yields MERRTQADRDAITIEIGYAFVSAGLAACLVFAAVFGPAPVFDLSGAAHRVLAVAGGILAAVVFVLRVTHLLWRFARRPENDGR; encoded by the coding sequence ATGGAGCGACGCACACAGGCCGATCGGGACGCGATCACCATCGAGATCGGCTACGCCTTCGTCAGCGCGGGCCTCGCGGCCTGTCTGGTCTTCGCGGCGGTGTTCGGACCCGCGCCGGTCTTCGACCTGTCCGGCGCCGCACACCGCGTCCTGGCCGTCGCGGGCGGGATCCTGGCCGCCGTGGTGTTCGTTCTCCGCGTCACGCATCTCCTGTGGCGCTTCGCCCGCCGCCCGGAGAACGACGGCCGCTAG
- a CDS encoding RICIN domain-containing protein has product MNLSLKRRRFFSFLAGAAVVASSLVSIQPARADPVQSAARAGEFSLTRVGSDNSGLIASLESARIVRKADYTEVLGDKTGRPGLCHGHGLNGTLSYDGFCWDNEDDLTKPSLPGGGWTPQGFAGSHAAYPDGTYKGRRSLYAATWYHATSYEEPVKDLYGRISLVEATNSQVRYGHLALVEPVEGGFKKLQHKIHADGVAWYRNWLLVANGTELQVYDLRHVWRMTSTGSGTGVVSGQSSAFGHTWALPLVARYATTGATIGNPRACGLATAGQPLCLSTVSVDRSEADVPSLLSAENKEGGDARVVRWPLTSFGEDSLPDQVASSSDFRTAVWAVQGIARDGKYYYFSGSCPRTWPGWTEQKNKDGSVAWVNTMYSCIHVYNTATQVTQVLSQAPFLTQGLSFDPQARRLWGMNEAYNGARVVFSLAPYAGNMQDGGWGWLSNHNRPGFVCATPQGNATANGTPVTVWPCNGSEMQRWAHKDGLLVHKESGKCLTPQGNAAGANGTLLTLWTCNADSDVQRFAGSAGGFVNNWGKAITPKGNSFESGVWLTLWTRDVPPPDPVGEQIGEGDVQEWTVRGFLDAP; this is encoded by the coding sequence GTGAATCTTTCCCTGAAGCGCAGACGTTTCTTCAGTTTTCTCGCGGGAGCGGCAGTGGTCGCCTCCTCGCTCGTTTCGATTCAGCCGGCGCGGGCCGATCCGGTCCAGAGCGCCGCGCGAGCGGGGGAGTTCTCCCTCACTCGCGTGGGTTCCGACAACTCGGGTCTCATCGCCTCGTTGGAGAGCGCCAGGATCGTCCGAAAGGCCGACTACACGGAGGTCCTCGGTGACAAGACCGGCAGGCCGGGGCTGTGCCACGGGCACGGTCTGAACGGCACTCTGTCGTACGACGGTTTCTGCTGGGACAACGAGGACGACCTCACCAAGCCCAGCCTGCCCGGCGGCGGATGGACACCCCAGGGCTTCGCCGGATCGCACGCCGCCTATCCCGACGGCACCTACAAGGGCCGCCGGTCCCTCTACGCGGCGACCTGGTACCACGCCACGAGCTACGAGGAGCCGGTCAAGGACCTCTACGGTCGGATCAGCCTGGTGGAAGCCACCAACAGCCAGGTCAGATACGGCCACCTGGCACTGGTCGAGCCCGTCGAGGGGGGCTTCAAGAAGCTCCAGCACAAGATCCACGCCGACGGTGTCGCCTGGTACCGGAACTGGCTGCTCGTGGCCAACGGCACCGAACTCCAGGTCTACGACCTGCGGCACGTCTGGCGCATGACGTCGACGGGCAGCGGCACGGGGGTGGTGTCGGGGCAGAGTTCGGCTTTCGGCCACACCTGGGCCCTGCCCCTCGTCGCGCGCTACGCCACCACCGGCGCCACCATCGGCAACCCCCGCGCGTGCGGACTCGCCACCGCCGGGCAGCCGTTGTGTCTGAGCACGGTGAGCGTGGACCGCAGTGAGGCCGATGTTCCTTCCCTGCTCTCGGCCGAGAACAAGGAAGGCGGAGACGCCCGTGTCGTCCGCTGGCCGCTGACCTCGTTCGGTGAGGACTCCCTGCCCGACCAGGTCGCGTCCAGCTCCGATTTCAGAACGGCGGTCTGGGCCGTCCAGGGAATCGCCAGGGACGGCAAGTACTACTACTTCTCCGGTAGTTGTCCGAGGACCTGGCCCGGTTGGACGGAGCAGAAGAACAAGGACGGGTCCGTGGCCTGGGTCAACACCATGTACTCCTGTATCCACGTGTACAACACGGCCACGCAGGTGACACAGGTGCTTTCCCAAGCCCCGTTCCTGACCCAGGGCCTCTCGTTCGATCCGCAGGCCCGGCGGTTGTGGGGGATGAACGAGGCGTACAACGGCGCGCGGGTCGTCTTCTCCCTCGCCCCGTACGCCGGGAACATGCAGGACGGCGGATGGGGATGGCTCTCCAACCACAACCGGCCCGGATTCGTCTGTGCGACCCCGCAGGGCAACGCGACGGCCAACGGAACTCCCGTGACCGTGTGGCCCTGCAACGGGTCGGAAATGCAGCGCTGGGCCCACAAGGACGGCCTGCTGGTCCACAAGGAGAGCGGCAAGTGCCTGACACCGCAGGGCAATGCGGCCGGCGCCAATGGCACACTGCTCACCCTGTGGACGTGTAACGCCGACAGTGACGTCCAGCGATTCGCCGGCTCCGCCGGCGGCTTCGTCAACAACTGGGGGAAGGCGATCACGCCGAAGGGCAATTCCTTCGAAAGCGGTGTCTGGCTCACCCTCTGGACCAGGGACGTCCCGCCGCCCGACCCGGTGGGGGAGCAGATCGGCGAGGGCGACGTGCAGGAATGGACGGTGAGGGGTTTCCTCGACGCGCCGTGA
- a CDS encoding MFS transporter: MPSHTTRPTAPATAGYRFLLRDREFAGLYAGFTLTVAASTLSGFALGTLVHDRTHSPFLTAVSMYGATFAAVLGALTLMSVADGHRPRRTLVTLQCLSLAGVAAQAIPGLPLPARFGLLLTLGFFQSLGTGTRMGLLTEIVPVASYATARSLMNITSGGMAILGYALGAALLRRLTPHGVFLVAAALTGIALVVVAATVREHSIRPTRRPGPRQTWNTNVELFSHPGRRALLLNLWVPNGLIVGCEALFISYAPDQAGALLAAGSAGMLLGDLAVGRLLTAERRRRYAFALRLLLAVPYLLFAFHPPVLAMTAAVFVAGTGFAATLPLQEQLLRLTPAPVRGQVQGVESAGRMTWQGIGAAIAGGIAQHLTPGTTITMIAAVSVAVTVASRRYVTRAHTGRGAKGGA; encoded by the coding sequence ATGCCTTCTCACACCACCCGCCCCACGGCGCCCGCCACGGCCGGCTACCGATTCCTGCTCCGCGACCGCGAGTTCGCCGGCCTGTACGCCGGCTTCACCCTCACGGTCGCGGCGAGCACCCTGTCCGGATTCGCACTCGGCACTCTGGTCCACGACCGCACCCACTCCCCGTTCCTGACGGCCGTGAGCATGTACGGAGCGACGTTCGCGGCGGTACTCGGCGCGCTGACCCTGATGTCGGTCGCGGACGGACATCGCCCGCGCCGCACCCTGGTCACGCTCCAGTGCCTCTCGTTGGCGGGTGTCGCCGCCCAGGCGATACCCGGGCTCCCCTTGCCGGCCCGGTTCGGGTTGCTGTTGACGCTGGGGTTCTTCCAGTCCCTCGGGACCGGTACCAGGATGGGGCTGCTCACCGAGATCGTGCCGGTCGCTTCCTACGCGACGGCGCGTTCCCTCATGAACATCACCTCCGGTGGCATGGCGATCCTCGGCTACGCCCTCGGCGCCGCGCTGCTGAGGCGCCTGACTCCGCACGGCGTGTTCCTCGTCGCCGCGGCCTTGACCGGCATCGCCCTCGTCGTGGTGGCGGCCACCGTCCGGGAGCACTCGATCCGTCCGACCCGGCGACCGGGACCGCGTCAGACCTGGAACACGAACGTCGAGCTGTTCTCCCACCCCGGCCGGCGGGCGCTGCTGCTGAACCTGTGGGTCCCCAACGGCCTGATCGTCGGCTGCGAGGCGCTGTTCATCTCCTACGCCCCGGACCAGGCCGGCGCTCTCCTGGCCGCGGGTTCGGCCGGGATGCTGCTCGGCGACCTGGCCGTCGGCCGCCTGCTCACCGCCGAGCGGCGACGGCGGTACGCGTTCGCACTGCGGCTGCTGCTCGCCGTCCCCTACCTGCTGTTCGCGTTCCACCCGCCCGTACTGGCCATGACGGCCGCCGTGTTCGTCGCGGGTACCGGGTTCGCCGCGACCCTCCCCCTACAGGAGCAGCTCCTCCGACTGACGCCCGCCCCGGTCCGCGGCCAGGTCCAGGGAGTCGAGTCCGCCGGCCGGATGACCTGGCAGGGCATCGGGGCCGCGATCGCCGGCGGCATCGCCCAACACCTCACACCGGGCACCACCATCACGATGATCGCCGCGGTCTCCGTCGCCGTCACCGTGGCCTCCCGGCGGTACGTGACGCGCGCCCACACCGGCCGCGGGGCGAAGGGCGGCGCGTAG